The nucleotide window TGCTTATGGTGGATCAATTCAGCCTCAACGTACTgcaagtcagtttgcccctggaTATGCAAGTGTTTCACTGTCCTCACCCCAAGCTGTTGCTGGTCCAACTACTATTCAGAGTTCCCAGAAGCAGTTTACCTCTGCCTCACAGGGCAGCTCTGGGGCTCAGTTTGGGGCCTCTACTGGTTTTGCATCAGGTGTGAGTAGCCGTTACAGTGGTTCTGCCCAGTCTCAAGGTACCgcaagtcagtttgcccctggaTATGCAAGTGTTTCACTGTCCTCACCCCAAGCTGGCCCATCTACTACTGTTCAGAGTTCACGGAAGCAGTTTGTCTCCACCTTCACAGGCAGCTCTGGCACCCAGGCAGGATCCTCTTCCCCATATGCAAGTGTGTCATTGTCCTCACCCCAAGGTGTTGCTAGTCAGCCCAGCCAAGGATATCAAGGCTATTCTGTGTCCCAAAGCCAGAAGTCTCAAAGATGGCAGCCTTCAGCTGCTCGTTGGGCACAAGGTATTCAGACCTCAGATGCTGCTACATCACAGGGTAGCTCTTCATCTCAAAGCTCTCCGATGGAGTTCTCTTCCCTGTCATCTGCAGGTGGCTCCTCTTCAGGAGTTTCTGGCCCGTTTGTTTCTGCACAAGGTGGCGGTGACAGTTATGGTGGCTCTTTCCGATCTCAAAGCCTGTCTACCAAGTATACCCCTGGCTCCCAGCTCAATGATCCAAGTGTTGCCAGTCAAGGTACATCCAGTGCTTCAACTTCTGAGGTCTTAAGTAGCTACAGTTCAATCTACACCCAGAATGCTCCTCAACCATCCCACAGCTCATCTTCAAGCCGCTTTTACTCCCCTAAAGTATTCTAGAATTGAAACCCTAATAAATGTTTGAATCAAATTCTTTTGTATGTCTCATTTGTTTTTgggtttttcaaaacattttaaagcCTAGAACTCTTGCTAATTTAGTTGCTGTAGTTGTCAGGGTTAAGGTGCTCTTCATGGTTTAAATGACTCTTGATCGAAAGGTTTGGTTTAATATGCCTTAAATTACTGTGGCTCTTTGTttcctttaaactttaaaaaagatCTTGATACAATGAAGAAAAATTGAGCTGACATTTAAATTAaggtttattttattacattaaaatgtacCGGTAGCTTTTACATGTTATCTATGTGATAACTTATGTTTAGGCAGACTATGATTGTGCAGCAGTGATGTGTCATACAGtagaaaatgttatttatacCACAGGACGAAATCATGTGCAGCCACAGGTCTGCATATCAGTTATTATAGGATAGTTTCTTAAGCAACTTATTCAATCAGAATTTAAGTCTGAACTATTATGactaagtgtgtttttttttttttttttagaccttACTGCAAAAGACTCAGGAGGTAGTCTTCATCCTGACATTTTCCTCTGTGTTTGACCTAGAAGAATATTTGTTTTAGGTTTCAACTTTTGGGTTCATTATCTTAAATCTCcctctgttattttttttttttttatccagtgCTTCATGTTTAAAGAGCTTGTACATGATATTGAGAATCCCACCACAGAGTGGTGCTGTGGTCATTAAAACCAAATGTTAAcctcagtaccgccgctccctatacgcagtctgcgtagggcaccaactcccaggggggcaccatcccagctgctccaaaaaaaatcgtttttatatattataataagttaatactaataatatacatatacagataaataaaaatataaacgtatatattgcattttaccgtaaacgcagagtaggctagtaagcacacgtgatgatGCGCCCTCACCTGTTTACGGCTggctatttggccaaaaatgatgataattgatgaacaatatgcctgcgGTCCTGGAAAGACATCcacagtccggcgccgagaaacgaaagaaaaaaaaaaccccaagATGAAGTACATCACTTTCAGGAACGTTCATAATAGGtactgtgaaactttattttattctgtcgacgttaatgtgttttaatgtcggtaataatttcacgactaacgcatctttcttaatatgaatacaagcagataaacaaaatgacttaaaatgcattatattaaaacacagatgcaattatgattattgattaataatgaccatatggtgtcattaaataacagtgttaaaatacataatctaatacaaaattaacagtttacattacaattttaatagaaatgcctgaaaagggcaccaaaggcctggttaatgcagttgttacacttacatgatcatcgaattccttgtttgaccaaacatttaattaaaatatccacataatctttcctatcatttcctcaacaaaaatatgtggacatcataacccttgtctgctttattgtcaaaactgccacatgtacagtgcatTAAGAGTTTTGAAGTTTCGTTTCTCTCACATCCTTGGTGCAAACAGGTAaaaccacagaataaaaatatattttaaaaaaaatacagacaaatacaaatattatatattctataaaacacaatttacaagcatggatatgatagaaagatagataaaaaggcagataaccatggttttatcatagtaaaactgcttaatttccttttgtatgattctattaaatcaatcagacaactgtattaataaaatcatagccattggaggtaactctttgttgttgataaaactgttttattacaccgatcttgctatttcgctctttatttacctttttgaccaaaaataactgtttatttaaaagtgcGCTCAGTAATTCTTCAGATAATATCTTCTGCTTCATTTAATGCAGGGTCAATATTGAAATTTGTTAGGAAAGAGGATGAAGTGGTACCATCAAGCATTGATCCAGAGGGACTTAGCAGCTAcactttttatttaaagtgtcattttagtttgtattttttgctgtagagctacaattgtaatttataaatgagacaatttatttatgtatttacttttatttgaataaagttctattttggcccctagtaggtgttttttttattattttatttttatttccgtaatatttgggggagggggcacaaaagtaaatttctgcttagggcacccatttggctaGCAGCGGCCCTGGTTAACCTTAACGCCTACTGTCACAAatatgcgacaaaccgtttgactCAATCAACCAGCCGATATAGCGTTTGCATTCCCCCAATGCCGGTTAGTGCATAATCGCTACAGACCTAGGAACCTTTGACAAGCACTTGTTTCTAGTGGGACCGTAAAGTGACGGACTTATTTCTTGTTTACGCACGAGAATAGACctctggctgtatccgaaatggccccctataccctattcactattccctacattagtccactcgtacagttcacttgaaggagtgaatgaaaacgagtgagtgaattcggacactaagtgcaccggaaggactgccgcttttgcatagtattgcttactgtttaacaatcatttaaaacggacagttcgagtagtaagattaaaggatttatcttgaactatgtcaaggagtttatgtataaaccttggttaaacaatttaataatcaatttacaacaaatttgtacttgtgttgtacgctgtattacgcagtggacgagcgcgttgtaaaacgaacagatggatgattcagctgcgggcgccatcgtctggagagacgcgggaattcagtcggcgcgcgactctcacagtgcattatgggttatctctagctgttgagcgtacatcggttgtacactcgtttttgcggtgcattgtgggattgaatgagtgcactcgagaacgtccactatggtttcgaacaccacttaaaatggctgtcccctcaaatagtgcactatttgagggtatagggggcgatttcggatacagcctctgttttcacagaaaccggaaatacgcaatcgcagggtatgcagacttcctgtgtaatgtcaacacagcagaaagccgggtaatttaaaattaaaatggagagagtctacacaacttacctcgctggtttgccaaagataacttttgccgacctgataagagtcgtgtaggaaaactccgtcacaaagaggaacaaattggataaaggatatacatttttccactaagagtttatccaggaaccaaacactaactactattaaaagaacgagcccttagtccacagataaagtgcataatatcacgttaagcgttttctcccccatagaagcccattataaggaaacagcttggttaaacttaccttaacagcgaccagggaagaccaaacttctgttaaatttcacttaaaataaacactttctgttctcaaaagaacgagctctcattcagcatataaagtgatcgccccccatagaagtccattatacaaaaaaaaagcttaacgtggcttaaaattttacttataataaacactttctgctgtcaaaagaatgagctcttattcagcatataaagtgaataatataaagtgaataatatcacgcttttctccctatagagctccattaaggaaaaagcttaacatggtttgttataatggacttctatgggggggcgatcactttatatgctgaataagagctcgttcttttgacagcagcaagtatttattataagtaaaattaaacataagtttggttttccctggtcgctgttgaggtaagttaaaccacgttaagctgtttccttataatgggcttctatgggggagaaaacgcttaacgtgatattattcactttatctgtggaataagggctcgttcttttgatagtagttagtttttgttccacgtaaggtttgacagaaacttggggtttcctggtcgttttttacatacattaagccacgttagcgtttttcacgttgtttaactggttaccggcataccggggcggaaataggtttacacagcaattacgtatttccggtgcaaaatacagaagttgtgagaaaggtctattactCCGGTCGCGAAGTTATGGATATGAGTCGGAAAAGTTTGATCTTTATGGCCTACTGTCGCTAATATGCTACAAAGCTAAATATTACAATAACTTCAAAAATACTTGTCAAACATATTTCACCTAATTACGTCGAGTGTATAAGCACACAATAAGCAGGTTAATATTTGTATCTTAGCACAACTTACCttatataaataagtaaaaaaagggtgaatatataaaacattgttttttgtcattattcCTGTTGTCGCAAATTTGCAACACACCAaaatttctatttatttgttgTGCAAAAGTGAAATTGATAATCTCAACATCATTTACCATCTACTTAAAGGCAAAAAcacacataaaacattttttttatatacagctaTATAAATTCAGGCGTTAAGGGGTTAAAAAGAATCCATTTCTCATTGGGCTGTTTCTGAGACGTATTAGTGGGCAACAGTGTGGATAAACATGGCATTGTATGTATGAAATTATGCAGCTCTGGTATTGATTTGATAAAATAAACATGACAATGTTAACGCCTGACGATATTGTGATAACTGTACAATGAACAGAGAGAACATGAGATGAATTTAAAAGCTGAATCCTAAATAATGCTGTGTATTTACTAGTGATTTGACTTGTGATCTGGTTCAGCCCTGTTTTCTCATATTCATGTCATGCTCTTCTGTCAAAATACTGTTTTACAGGACATGCAGTGTACTGTATGTTTTCCTTTCTGTCCAGCTGTGTGTATGAAATTGCTGGCGACTGAAATGTGTGGGTTCAATGTTTGAGGCACTTTCCTGGTAGAAATGGAATATTATTTCCACAAGTTTGTATCTAAATGATACATCAATGAAATGGTATGTCATAATGCACAATGCCATTTTCAGCATAACCctaaaatgtattacaaaaaaGCACCAACTTGATGATCAAGCATGTTGGTGGAGGGTGATGATTTAGGCTTGTTTTGCAGCCACAGGATCTGGACTGCTTCCAGTCATTGAGTCCACGATGAGCTCCTTTGTATACTAAAGTATTCTAGGGACAAATTTGAGACCATCTGTCCAACATCTACAGCTTGGCTGAAATTGGTATACAAcagcagggtttccgcggggtcttaaaaagtctaaaatttaaaaatcaaaattttaggccttaaaaagtcttaaattcgctgttctaggtcttaaataatttcacacaggtcttatttttccgatgtccatgtaacgctacctctaaagctcatttaaattctctttttgttgtttccgtggtgttgtagttctttatttcactattccaaatataatttgctgtatttaaactacaaatgagaccaacacgcaatagacctttttcacagaaaccggaaatacgcaatcgcagggtatgcagacttcctgtgtaatgtcaacacagcagaaagccgggtaatttaaaattaaaatgtagagagtctacacaacttccctcactggtttgccaaagataacttttgccgacctgataagagtcgtggaggaaaactccatcacaaagaggaacaaattggataaaggatataaatagggtgaccagacgtcccgaAAATTAAACTGGTCCGCAGCGAAATCAaggtaaaaatgaatttaatgaCTTGTGCAGAGTTCCATAAATACATCCTGGGAAAGACGGGAGTGCTGGCAGCAGTGAAAAGCTCTGCAAAATATGCTGATGTCGAGCCTCCACAACCTCGGTAGGCTATATAGCTCAAGTGTGAATTTAAAGTTATATTGTTTCTATTAATTTATCTAATTCATCTAGGCTATATGCACAAAGACAATACGACCTTTTTGCTTTATAGAGTAGATGAAGAGAGAGCAAGTTGCAGCAGCCGTTAGGACAGTTGAAAGTGCAGGCAGAAGTCGCGTGAAGAAGTCAGACCGGTTGAGGGCGAGGCACCGTGTTCAAAATAATACTTCTATAGCCTATGTATTAGGCTATATCAATTTATATGCATatgtaaatgttaataaaaatatgattggtTCATTAACTTCAGTTTGAAGTATAAACATGCCTAACGTTACTTCTATATTGTATGTAGGctacttatattaataaaaacatgaaagtCATTGTCTTTATTATCCATGACACCCCCCCCGTCCCAAATTTCAACCAATCTCATCTGGTCACCCTAACTGAACCAGATCTTAAGGGAAGGGTGTCTAGAAGACCTTTTGAGACCAAATTTTGTGAACCAAAACAGGCCCAATGGTTGATGCACCAGATGACTGAAGGTAGATTTGGAGTCACAATTGATCTTAACATGGCAAATAAACAAGCAACTTTAGGTAGCTTGGCATGAAACTCTGAGACAGTGTAAGGTTCTACATGGTTTATTAAAAGACAACTCAATCATACAACCAATCTCACTTCTCCACTGGAAACAGTTTGTCCAATAGTGGAGGTCCTCACAGCAACATCTCTTCCTAAAAAGGAGAAAAAGTAGTGAGAAAGGCCACGAAGTCACAAATCAAGTGGAAATAGTTACTGCGTGCACTTACTCTTCCTGCCACAGCTTTGCTCACAGGAGCCAGAAGAGGGATGACACACCGCTGTACTGCAATGGATGAAGATCTGAAAGAGAAAAGGGTTAAGCCATAGAATCCATTAAAGAGTAATATTAGGGGTTCAGGAAGAGCTGAGAGCGTACGGTTTCCTGCAGAGGAGCCAGTGATGCTGGATCAACAAACGTGAACATCTTGACAACGAAGCGCTTGTAGTGGGTTGGGAACTGAAGACCAGACGCTCTAGTCACTGGAACCAGTGCGGTCAGGTAACGGTCATCATAGTAAGGGCATCTGAAGAGGAAAGAGGCAGTTAGAGAGTTCCTCACAGCAGACAAGCTGGATAAAGACTGTCGGTAGACTCACCCATCAATCAGAAGATCCCACTGGGGTAGACTGAGTGGACTGGGGGTTGATGTCGCCCAACAACGTCCCAGCATCAGGACAAGGTTGGGGTCAGTCCTCTCCAGAATGCGCACCTCAACATACACAGGCTCTCGCAGGACTTTCGTGACGGGATAATCAGCAGCACCGTAGTAGGACGTGTAGGCCTCATCCCCTGAGGAACACTGGGGTTTAACCACAGTCCACTGCAACCTGGACTTTAAGACTGAAGACAAGTCTTACCTTCTGCGCAACCTTTGGTGACACATTGGCCATTCGCCAGTCTAAGCTCCACTCTGAGAGGTCCAGGAGCAGCTACTGGTGGAGGTGCAGGAACACTGTTGACCTCCACAACCAGAGCTTCCACAGCAGTACCAGAGTACCTACACTGGAAGAGAAGCCTGGACAACAAACGGTCAACTTGTAGAGTTTGTCAGAGATGGTACTTAAGATAAAGGGTATGAGTCACCTACTCAAAATGGCTGTCTCTTGTGATGGAACCAAACGGACCAACGCCTACTTCATACGAGGAGGTCATTCTGTTTTCATACACCACATATCCACTGTCCTCCTGCAAATATGAACACTGTTGGCATCCAGCCCATCATAAGCCATGCAGAATAAAGCCAGAAGCATCTCCTCACCATCATGCTCGTGCCACATGCGGTGACAGGGAACTGGTATATAGCAAAGAAAGGTGTAGAGTCCACAGGAGCGCAAGGTGGTTCACTTCCACCCACTAGACGGACCGAATCCAGACTCAGTCGAGGCAGCGTAACATCTCTAGCCACCACTACCACAAACTGACCATCTCTAATACACTGGACAGTCACTGGAATGACATACAAGAGTAGATTAATGTGGGTAACAAACATTAACCAAATTtcatcagattccaaactctcacCTGCTTTCCCATAGTAACACTGTTGTCCGTTAAAGCAGCAGTTGATAGCCTCACACTCAGCACCACTGATACCAGGTTGTCCACATTGGATCTGCTCATAATCAGCTACAGCACATTTGTCAACAGGCTCGGCCTTCACTGGCTGCTGAAGCTGAAACTTCTGAGGAACCTGCTGAGCAGATTGTTGTTGAGCTGACTGTTTAAACCGATGGTCAGACTGCTGGAACATCAGAGCTTGAGGATTCTGAGCTGAAAAACCCATTTGAGGAAGAGCACTGCAAAAAGAACAAGCCAAAACACACAGTGTTTGGAAATAACATAAATGCCACTTTCCTGCCATTACTAAACAACTGAGCATAGTTTCAGGAGGCCTTGGACTGCTATTTATACTCTGCAAATGAATAGTCGTTATCAACCACACCCCCTTTAATCAAGAACCATTACAGCTGCTCTGACTAATTAACTTTAACTTCACATTTGATTGGATGTTATTGAACAACAGTGGCTACATCTTACTTACGTATTTTTGTCTTGATTCTAGTGAAAATTTCTACAAATTCCTAAGTTaagatgcatttaaaatgcatcttgatttaaaaatattttacttaccccattgccagataattttaactgtttccagggagaaaaaactaaattaagtgcattttgcaaaaaacaagattaaatatcttAAATACATCTTACGGGCAAAAACGCAAACGTTTTTTCATGCAGCTGTGAAGTTTGAGATTTAGGCCtttgtgttttttcagaaaacagccaaaCATCACtgataagtgtttcttttatagcactttatctatttgtatcaatagatttcaattacaatacatatttttaaggccaagagtttttttctcctacactgagccataaatctccacttcagcagcacttacacacaccacactttacatttatattctgtctatatcctgaaggtttttacagagggatttgttcatattagcttgattttatacaacattttctcCCCAAAATGGTaagaaatacatgttttttgtctgttcaaagttttttcctgaattatggagtgatgaAATGATATAccccaaattccctctgtaaaagcatttgacactgtcaaaaaattaaacaagaattttgaaactgacttcatccagtgtttagatttctggactagaaatgtatgcaaataaacacatatttcaTATTATCAATGTAATCGATCAACTGGGtcagtaaggcgataactattagttgtcttttttaccctattcactggcagtgtctcgccttaatcgccttttttttcttttttaaaagatagCCATCTCATGGGGGGCGGTGCAGATGTAGCCTACAtaccactgcagtttccaacagaaatgaacactagaggcagtaaaacagcacttgtaatcgttttcatacacatgtatgattacagctccatatgtttcactttctggaAGTAAAAAATATGCTCGGTAGCTCGTAGCGGTGCgtatgaatcctgtgaaaaacaactCACGATGAAAGACCTGGAAGATGAGAGTTCAAAAAACAGGCTAAAACTACattcttgcaattgcgtttttacatcacattcactttaGTTCATACTATTTTGTACTATTTAGGTGTAGTACaggtggtacgttattttaaaacatcacggagcattagatttacaacggacatttcaagtaagaactgtggtgacacatacaaaaccaaacaTAAAACGTaacatatgtacattcatctgttccaggtgaaaaacactcttttagcgccactcagtggacatatCTGTTGGAAAATGCAGTTATACTTATTGATATGTATTTCGCGTCtagaaaaaagttcccacaggtacgttccCAGATAGCAAACTGACATAGAATCAACGTAGAATCGACGTCTCCCGTGACATCGAAACGACGTTGATCTCCGACGTCGATCCAACATCAGTTTTGCTCATCGGGGTAATGTTGAATCGACGTCAGGCACGTCATTCAAAACTAACGTAAAATCGACGCAATTGGTTCACTTACCCAACGTTGAATCGACGTTGATTTTCAGTTGGTTGAAACGACGTTATAGAATCAACACATATTCCACATAAAATCGATCTAATTGGTTGGCTTACCTAACTTTGAAACGATGTTGATTTCAGGGGGGTAAAACGATGCTACACAATAAATATTGTCTGCTTGTTtcttacatactttttaatagACAAATTAGCCTGTATATGCAATAATTTATGGAACACACATcaaattcagtcattatttatttattatttacacaaaATTCACAAATACATGTTTAGAGCACAATCTGTCTATAAGACTAACATAGAAAATGCTTTGACACTCAAATACATacaaagaaatcaaattataggaAGTAAACACAAAGAAAGtaatttataggctaataaaGAAGTTACAAATTAAAAGCTATATTcacttcagaataaaaaaatgtcaaatgtgTTTGAATTTTGTTTAGTGGGGCACAAAAGGAGATGTAAGGCAGACAGCCTCAGTCACCATTCACTATCATTGCTATCATTCCATATAATTACTGAAACTATGCCactatctccttttgtgttccacaaaataaagacatATTGGTGAAAAGATGATTTATAAAGAATTCCTACCCTTGAAAACAGAAGACAGAGGTACATAGCagattaatcgattttcttttgcAATTAAAATTTAGGTTCCTTGTGATATCAGGGGTGTGAACTAATCAGGTCAGGTTTGAAAAGGGTGATCCAGACATAACCCACAATATCAGGCATAGACAAAGTTAATTTCAAATTgctgttttatgcaatatatcaCTCCATATACACATTTTTAGAGGATTTTTTAGCATTTgcctaaaaatattattttgtgtatatattcatataaaacgGCAGCATtttatttaaccctctggtgctcttcgttttgcagtcacacgtgtgctcttcgcggtcagaagtgaccggacacctgtaacgcatcctgtaattttttcagtaaaaccattcgaattcatttttgtttaataatattttttcttttttcttttgcattttgagagggttttgtggtaataatgaatatttatgctgtaattaatatccattttttttgcctttgagaatagtaaaaaaaaaaaattttatttttattattttttaatgaatccagtatttcaggttgaaatagagactcagccattcaacactaatttttgaaggcagattagcgccatctgttggtaaaaaacgagaaaaacatctgtaatgtcaggtgtaacttgatgcctgtatagttctctacaaagcagcttgtgaattgcctagttgtttttagacaattgattcagcatttttattaggtggaatagttgaacatacatttaaacaatctcaaagactatttctTTTCCGgtttgggatagttttttgttataaatatgaataagtgttaattttttgtatatgcaagagagtgtgtgtcttttgcactctggatatgtaatttttttatacatatattttttttattttacatattctcaatttgctgtgtttcagttcatttgtgcgtgtgtgtggatgtgtgagaaagagacagaaaaattctgtacatttttgtatttttgtcgatttcccattcatttcctgtggtcggtcatttttgaccaaagagcacaagtttttttttgttttgtttttttggaatcgtgccctcattttttatgtgtgtccataaaagtcactgaatttagtaccgttctgatgaagctgtgatttttttttaaaaattcaaaaccgaaaatgttttggtcaaaaatgaccgaata belongs to Garra rufa chromosome 3, GarRuf1.0, whole genome shotgun sequence and includes:
- the LOC141331526 gene encoding zona pellucida sperm-binding protein 4-like produces the protein MGFSAQNPQALMFQQSDHRFKQSAQQQSAQQVPQKFQLQQPVKAEPVDKCAVADYEQIQCGQPGISGAECEAINCCFNGQQCYYGKAVTVQCIRDGQFVVVVARDVTLPRLSLDSVRLVGGSEPPCAPVDSTPFFAIYQFPVTACGTSMMEDSGYVVYENRMTSSYEVGVGPFGSITRDSHFELLFQCRYSGTAVEALVVEVNSVPAPPPVAAPGPLRVELRLANGQCVTKGCAEGDEAYTSYYGAADYPVTKVLREPVYVEVRILERTDPNLVLMLGRCWATSTPSPLSLPQWDLLIDGCPYYDDRYLTALVPVTRASGLQFPTHYKRFVVKMFTFVDPASLAPLQETIFIHCSTAVCHPSSGSCEQSCGRKRRDVAVRTSTIGQTVSSGEVRLVV